DNA sequence from the Sinorhizobium sp. RAC02 genome:
TCAAGGATATGACGAAGTCATAGCGCTGGCTTTCAGATGATGCGTGGAAAGCACTCGAGCCACACCTGCCGAAAAAACAGCCCGGTGCGCCTCGGGTTGATGATCGGCGCGTCATCTCCGGCATATTACACGTGCTCAAGGTGGGGTGCGCTGGTGCGATGTGCCCGAAGTCTACGGGCCTGCCAAGACGATCTACAATCGCTGGTCTCAGCGTCATGTCTGGCAACGCATCTTCGAAAAGATGGCAGCGGTCGGTCCGGTGCCGCAAGAACTGTCCATCGATGGCACGCACATCAAGGCGCACCGTTCAGCACAAGGCTCAAAAGGGGGCGCGGGCGCAACGATTGGCACGTCGCGTGGCGGAAGAGCGAGCAAAATCCATTTTTTGGCCGATGGTCGCGGTAGACCGGCCGCCTTCGCTCTGACACCGGGAACCATCGCCGATATCAAGATGGCCATTCCTTTCCTGGAGGCAAGCCGGCCGACAAAGCGTCTCCTGGCAGACAAAGCCTACTATGCCGACAGTCTGTAGGATTGTCTTCGTCATGCCCGGATCACAGCCGTCTCGGTGAGATAGAGCTCGTCTGGATGTGCAGTCCAACTATCTACAATGGCGTCGGGATTCTCGAAAAAAAGGAAATGCTGAAATATCCACTTCTCACTCAGTCGGCAGGCTCCATGCTTCGGCCGATCCTTCACGAGGTGATCGACAACCCACGTTTACCCTTCAGCAAAACGATATCGTGCAACAACATGTCTGCTCTGGCCGAGTTGGCTGCCCATGGCCTGGGCATTACGATATTACCCAAGGCTTTTTTCAGCCGGTACGTAAACGAAGGCCGTCTGCACATCATGAAATCGGAGTTCGAACTGCCGAAACTTGAATACTTCCTAACCTGCAAGAACGATTATCACGGCGCCTTCTTCGAAGAAATCGCAGAGATATGCCGTAATATTTGCGACTTCACCAAAGGTGCACAAAAAGAACCATGAGGCAGCGCCTTCTGCGCCGGTCAATTCCCTTCATTTCATTTTATGCCGCCGAACGAAGCTGTCGCCGTTTTGCAGTTAATTGCGAGACTCCGTCCGCAAAAATTGCAGCACATTATTCAAAGCCGAGCAGTTACGATTGGCGATGTCACGGTAACGCCTTGTGATGAGCGGCTGCGATAGATGCCCGTTCATGAACACCTCGCCAGTCAGCTATAAGCGCCATCGCTTCCCACCCCAGATCATCGCCCATACGGTCTGGCTCTACTTTCGGTTTCCGCTGAGCCTGCGCCTTGTCGAGGAATTGCTGCTGGAGCGCGGCATTGCCGTCTCCCATGAAACGATCCGCCGCTGGGGAATGAAGTTCGGCCCGGATTATGCGCGTCGCCTTCGCCGAAAGAAGCCCAGCGGGAACGATGTGTGGCATCTGGACGAGGTCGTCATCACCATTGCCGGCAGGAAAAACTGGCTATGGCGGGCCGTCGATCAGGACGGGTATGTGCTTGACGAAATCGTCCAGAACCGCCGCAACACCAAGGCCGCCAGGCGATTGCTGATCCGTCTGCTGAAGAAGCAGGGTATCGCACCGAAGCGGATGATCACTGACAAGTTGCGCTCTTATGGAGCAGCCCAACGACAGATCATGCCGCATGTCGAACACCGATCCCA
Encoded proteins:
- a CDS encoding LysR substrate-binding domain-containing protein → MCSPTIYNGVGILEKKEMLKYPLLTQSAGSMLRPILHEVIDNPRLPFSKTISCNNMSALAELAAHGLGITILPKAFFSRYVNEGRLHIMKSEFELPKLEYFLTCKNDYHGAFFEEIAEICRNICDFTKGAQKEP
- a CDS encoding IS6 family transposase, translating into MNTSPVSYKRHRFPPQIIAHTVWLYFRFPLSLRLVEELLLERGIAVSHETIRRWGMKFGPDYARRLRRKKPSGNDVWHLDEVVITIAGRKNWLWRAVDQDGYVLDEIVQNRRNTKAARRLLIRLLKKQGIAPKRMITDKLRSYGAAQRQIMPHVEHRSHKGLNNRAENSHVPLRKRERIMQGFRSPGGLQRFVSVFSAVRNLFVPPRSQRSAFQTRAHHILALVEWKAAAGAMA